The Skermanella rosea sequence GAGCGCCGTCTCGTCGTCCGGGGCCGCCGAGCGCCAGCTCGCCAGCGTGCCGGGCATGCCGAGCCGGCCGGCCTGGAGCTGGCTGATCACGGTATCGGCGTCGCTGGAATCCTTGCTGGTGCAGATCGTCGGCGTGACGCCTTGGCGGTGCAGCGTGTAGCCCGACGGGGCATAGATCCTCGACCAGGTCAGGAACAACTCGCCGTCGTTGGGCAGCCGCGTGACGGTCTGGACGCTGCCCTTGCCGAAGGAGGAGGCGCCGACCACCACGGCGCGCCCGCTGTCCTGCAAGGCCGCCGCGACGATCTCGGACGCGGAGGCGGACCGGCCGTCCATCAGGACGACCAGCGGCAGGCCCTCGGTCTGGTCGTCATGGGTGGCGTCGAACTGCTGGATGCTGTCGGGATGCCGCCCGGCCGTCGTGATGATCCGCCCCTGGGGGATGAACAGGTCGGCGACGGCGACCGCCTGGTCCAGCAGGCCGCCGGGATTGCCCCGCAGGTCGAGCACGAACCCGACCGCCTTGCGCCCCATCTGGGTCCGGGCGACGTCGATCGCCTCGCGCACGTTCAGGGACGTGGCCGCGTTGAATCGCTCGATCGAGAGCACGGCCACGCCGTTGTCGATCGAAACGGCCACCGTGTTGGGGATCACCCGCTCGCGCCGGAGCGGAACGCGGCGGCTCTGCCCGCCGGCGGCGGCCTCCACCGTGACCAGCACGAGGGTGCCCGACGGCCCGCGCAAGCGGTCCCGGACGTCCTGGAGGCTCATATAGCCCGTGAGGTCGCCGTCGATGGCGACGATGGCCTCGCCCGATTTCAGCCCCGCCCGGGCGGCCGGGGCGTGGCCGACCACTTCGCTGATGACGAACCGGCCGTCCTTCCCCTCCACCCCGACGCCGACTCCGCCATAGCCCTCGCGCTGGGCCCGCTCGTTGCCCGCCCGCTGGGCGCTGGTGTAGCGGGAATAGCTGTCCAGGTCGGCCATGATGGCGTCGAAGACGGTCTGGTAGATGTCCTCCGGCGTGGCCTGGCGCAGGGGAGTGGAACTCAGCCGCACCCGCTCGATCGCCTGAGCCGTGACGGCGGCCCAGCCGCCCGCGTCGTTGGCCGGGGGAGCCGTGAACTCGCCGACCGGATGGCCGTTGCTGGTGACCCGGACGGTGCTGGGGGACCGGTCGACGGCGATGGCCGAATCCATCTTGGACAGCCCGCGCAGCCCGTCGGTGGTCAACTGCCCCATGTCCACGGGGTTCAGGTAGATCTCCGCGATCCTGCCGTAGCCGACGGCGAAGACCTGCTCGCCGATCTGCGGTGGCGGAGGCTGGGCCGCCAGCGAGGTCGGTTCGGCCGTGCATCCCGTGAGCAGCAGGATACCCATCAGCGCGCCGGAAAAACCGCGGCGCGGCCTCAGCTTTTCATGCGAAGTGCCCATTGCGCTCCGATTACGGCTCCCTTGATCGGCGGAAGCAAGGCCAGGGTCAGCAGCAGCGTCATCGGGACCCAGGTCACCATATGGACCCACGGCTCCGGATGGAATTTCTGTTCCAGCAGCAGCATGCCGGGAATGACCACGTGGCCCACCACGAAGATCGTGAAGTAGGGCGGCGCGTCGTCGGCGCGATAGGCGCTGGTCTCCAGCCCGCAATCGGGACAATTCGGGACGACCGTCACGTACCGGGAAAACAGGTGGCTTCGGCCACATCCCGGGCAGCGGCGGCGGATACCCCGCAGCAGCCCCGTCAGGAATGAGCCTGGCGGCGGTTCGAGTTCCCGGGAGCGCTGCATCTGGGGCGGTTCGTCCATGGAACAGAGTATTATCATGAATCGCGGTTTTTGCCAGTGGCGCGGGCGGCTTTACCGATCGCGCCGTTTGCCGCGGCCCCCGGGCCTGTCCTTCGGCCTGCCCGGGCCGGCCGGCTTGCCGGGGGATCCGCGCAGCCAGGGCAGGTCCGCGCCGTCGTCCTCCAGCAGGGCGAAGAGCGTGCTGCCGAGCACCGGGTCCGCCTCGACCAGCTTGACCTTGACCGGGGCGCCCAGCCGGTAGACCCGGCCCGACCGCCGGCCGACCAGCGCGTGGCTGCGCTCCTGGTGCTCGTACTGGTCGTCCGGCAGCGAGCTGACCGGCACCAGCCCGTCGGCGCCGGTCTCGTCAAGCTCGACAAACAGGCCGAACCGGGTCACCCCGGTGATCCGTCCGCTGAAGGTGGCGCCCACCCGGTCGGCCAGGAAGGCCGCCGTGAAGCGGTCCACCGCGTCGCGT is a genomic window containing:
- a CDS encoding S41 family peptidase, which encodes MGTSHEKLRPRRGFSGALMGILLLTGCTAEPTSLAAQPPPPQIGEQVFAVGYGRIAEIYLNPVDMGQLTTDGLRGLSKMDSAIAVDRSPSTVRVTSNGHPVGEFTAPPANDAGGWAAVTAQAIERVRLSSTPLRQATPEDIYQTVFDAIMADLDSYSRYTSAQRAGNERAQREGYGGVGVGVEGKDGRFVISEVVGHAPAARAGLKSGEAIVAIDGDLTGYMSLQDVRDRLRGPSGTLVLVTVEAAAGGQSRRVPLRRERVIPNTVAVSIDNGVAVLSIERFNAATSLNVREAIDVARTQMGRKAVGFVLDLRGNPGGLLDQAVAVADLFIPQGRIITTAGRHPDSIQQFDATHDDQTEGLPLVVLMDGRSASASEIVAAALQDSGRAVVVGASSFGKGSVQTVTRLPNDGELFLTWSRIYAPSGYTLHRQGVTPTICTSKDSSDADTVISQLQAGRLGMPGTLASWRSAAPDDETALHQLRDACPWKTHEADLDLRVAKRLLADKTLYQRALQLSTTLLAER
- a CDS encoding DUF983 domain-containing protein translates to MDEPPQMQRSRELEPPPGSFLTGLLRGIRRRCPGCGRSHLFSRYVTVVPNCPDCGLETSAYRADDAPPYFTIFVVGHVVIPGMLLLEQKFHPEPWVHMVTWVPMTLLLTLALLPPIKGAVIGAQWALRMKS